A portion of the Bufo gargarizans isolate SCDJY-AF-19 chromosome 7, ASM1485885v1, whole genome shotgun sequence genome contains these proteins:
- the TOR3A gene encoding torsin-3A: protein MISSAPLLLLLLLITPKVHGSVDVLGLGELKGEDGEHKKDSLWLSGAQEVQDLAQLSWEYVQDLQCWLWPEKCEDTRSHTEWSWNSIGWDSLNLLTDLYAKVLDSTDFARGSITNNLTGLQWDMDRRVYGQHLAVRQIITSLTRFLQEDSQKKTLVLSFHGWTGTGKNLAARIIAENLYRDGQRSRCTKVFIPQLHFPHLSHVEAYKVQLRKQIQAVSSHCAQPLFVFDETDKLPAAFLQSLFPLLYPDETKDTRSIFIFLSGSGAGVINEVALNFWRAGRLREEITLDDLDRPLRMAIKQMKDQLLTQQLWMHNLIDEYVPFLPLERHHVKLCTRDAIEARGLPHNEGALDSVIQELLFVPKEEKIFSAQGCKQVAQRINFKKL, encoded by the exons ATGATCAGCTCAGCTCCTCTCCTACTGCTACTTCTACTGATCACCCCTAAAGTGCATGGCAGTGTGGATGTTTTGGGCCTAGGAGAACTGAAAGGGGAAGATGGAGAACACAAGAAAGATAGCCTATGGCTATCCGGTGCCCAAGAGGTGCAAGACTTGGCACAACTTTCCTGGGAGTACGTTCAGGACCTCCAGTGCTGGTTGTGGCCAGAGAAGTGTGAAGATACAAGGAGCCATACAG AATGGAGCTGGAACAGCATCGGGTGGGACTCCCTAAACCTCCTGACGGACTTGTATGCCAAAGTATTGGATAGCACTGATTTTGCACGAGGGTCAATTACTAACAATCTCACAG GTCTGCAGTGGGACATGGACAGGAGAGTTTATGGACAGCACCTGGCTGTGAGGCAGATAATAACTTCTCTAACAAGGTTTCTGCAGGAAGATAGCCAAAAGAAGACATTGGTTCTGTCCTTCCATGGTTGGACAGGTACCGGTAAGAACCTGGCTGCCCGGATAATTGCTGAGAATCTATATCGCGATGGGCAGCGGAGCCGGTGTACAAAAGTCTTCATCCCACAGCTGCACTTCCCTCACCTCTCACACGTGGAAGCATACAAG GTTCAGCTCAGAAAGCAGATCCAGGCGGTCTCCTCGCACTGTGCGCAGCCCCTGTTTGTGTTCGATGAGACAGACAAGCTGCCGGCGGCGTTTCTCCAGTCCCTTTTCCCTCTTTTATACCCGGACGAGACAAAGGACACCAGAAGCATCTTTATATTCCTCAG TGGAAGTGGTGCAGGCGTGATCAATGAGGTAGCGCTTAACTTCTGGCGAGCCGGGCGTCTTCGGGAGGAGATCACGCTGGATGACTTGGATCGTCCACTGAGGATGGCAATCAAGCAGATGAAAG ATCAGCTCCTGACCCAGCAGCTGTGGATGCACAATCTCATTGATGAATATGTGCCTTTTCTGCCCTTGGAACGCCATCACGTGAAGCTGTGCACGCGAGACGCCATAGAAGCCCGAGGCCTCCCCCACAACGAGGGTGCCCTGGACTCTGTTATCCAAGAACTTCTGTTCGTGCCAAAGGAAGAGAAGATCTTCTCAGCTCAAGGATGCAAACAAGTGGCCCAAAGAATCAACTTCAagaagctttaa
- the ABL2 gene encoding tyrosine-protein kinase ABL2 isoform X1 produces the protein MGQQVGRVGGEAPSGPPPHRGSRSSGTRLGSHPGAVGTGAGGRRRETTGRNNPEPGFNIFAQHEALHRPYGCDSEPQALNDAIRWSSKENLLGATESDPNVFLALYDFVASGDNTLSITKGEKLRVLCYNQNGEWCEVLSKNGQGWVPSNYITPVNSLEKHSWYHGPVSRSAAEYLLSSLINGSFLVRESESSPGQLSISLRYEGRVYHYRINTASDGKVYVTAESRFNTLAELVHHHSTVADGLVTILHYPAPKCNKPTVYGVSPIHDKWEMERTDITMKHKLGGGQYGEVYVGVWKKYSLTVAVKTLKEDTMEVEEFLKEAAVMKEIKHPNLVQLLGVCTLEPPFYIVTEYMHFGNLLDYLRECNREEVTAVVLLYMATQISSAMEYLERKNFIHRDLAARNCLVGENHVVKVADFGLSRLMTGDTYTAHAGAKFPIKWTAPESLAYNTFSIKSDVWAFGVLLWEIATYGMSPYPGIDLSQVYDLLEKGYRMEQPEGCPPKVYELMRACWQWNPADRPAFSETHQAFETMFHDSNINEEVAEELGRTASSTSSYQSRLPMLPSKSRTLKKKVENKENIEGTGDSSDNSTSSTTTPGALRGSPVASGSPALPRKQRDKSPSSLLGDSKETTFTRDRKGGFFSSFMKKKSAPQPPKRSSSFREMENQPHKRPELTGELTSFQQLDGLDTPASPGSHKCYGGTSQRGFAEDAIGGVSGGWTGISGFFTPRLIKKTFGLRSGKPVSTEDQSKPFPRSNSTSSMSPVVPEQDRMAMTLPRNCHRTKVQLDRAPSVAPQPDENQQEPPRTALDIAPPQTSRERGKPKMLPRTGGGERNGGLRTDERSSPSKHVGGASSSFSAATHNHKVPVLISPSPRNASTDTQLVGMDSLGHTFKLLQEHVSPAGSEKDRPSHRRMKPKCAPPPPPNVRFLQQPSTEERTSPTPTQPVTERAAKPSRPMLPPPPPVIQVGKLSNGAAGGGRGALRKSKQPVEKVPAEKISKEALLQCAGMLSSALTVPQPNSQLVDTGHQLLDYCTGYVDSIPQTRNKFAFREAVSRLEVSLQELQVSSAGSGAGGASSASQGPNPVLNNLLSCVQEISDVVQR, from the exons AAGCCTTGCACCGTCCCTATGGCTGTGACTCAGAGCCTCAAGCACTCAATGACGCCATCCGCTGGAGTTCCAAAGAGAATTTGCTGGGAGCCACCGAGAGCGACCCCAATGTCTTCCTTGCTCTCTATGACTTTGTGGCCAGTGGAGACAACACCCTGAGCATCACCAAAG GAGAGAAGCTGCGTGTGCTGTGCTATAACCAGAACGGAGAATGGTGTGAGGTGCTGTCTAAGAACGGCCAGGGCTGGGTGCCCAGTAATTACATCACCCCTGTCAACAGCCTGGAGAAACACTCCTGGTACCATGGCCCTGTGTCCAGGAGTGCGGCAGAATATCTTCTCAGCAGTCTCATCAATGGCAGCTTCCTGGTGCGAGAGAGTGAGAGCAGCCCAGGTCAGCTCTCCATTTCCCTGCGATACGAAGGTCGAGTCTACCACTACCGCATAAACACTGCCTCTGACGGCAAG GTTTATGTCACCGCGGAGAGCCGTTTCAACACACTGGCTGAACTGGTCCACCACCACTCCACCGTGGCTGATGGCCTTGTCACTATATTACACTACCCTGCACCTAAGTGCAACAAGCCTACAGTCTATGGAGTGTCCCCCATCCACGATAAATGGGAGATGGAACGCACAGACATCACCATGAAGCACAAACTGGGAGGTGGGCAATACGGAGAAGTCTATGTTGGGGTCTGGAAAAAATATAGCCTGACAGTTGCTGTAAAAACACTCAAG GAAGACACTATGGAGGTAGAAGAGTTTCTGAAGGAGGCTGCAGTCATGAAAGAAATCAAGCATCCCAACCTTGTGCAACTCTTag GTGTCTGCACACTGGAGCCCCCCTTTTATATTGTAACTGAATACATGCACTTTGGGAACCTGCTCGACTATCTCCGGGAATGTAACCGGGAAGAAGTGACTGCTGTGGTTCTGCTTTATATggccacacagatctcctctgcCATGGAATATCTGGAGAGGAAAAACTTCATCCACCG GGACCTTGCTGCAAGGAACTGTTTGGTTGGTGAAAATCATGTGGTGAAAGTGGCTGATTTTGGTCTATCTCGTCTGATGACTGGAGACACCTACACAGCTCATGCCGGTGCCAAGTTCCCTATTAAATGGACGGCTCCGGAAAGCCTGGCGTACAACACTTTCTCCATAAAATCGGATGTCTGGG CTTTCGGTGTGCTGCTATGGGAAATTGCTACCTATGGCATGTCCCCCTACCCTGGCATCGACTTGTCCCAGGTTTACGACTTGCTGGAGAAAGGTTATCGAATGGAGCAGCCAGAAGGTTGTCCCCCGAAGGTCTATGAACTGATGAGAGCAT GCTGGCAGTGGAATCCCGCCGATAGACCAGCCTTCTCTGAGACACACCAAGCCTTTGAAACCATGTTTCATGATTCCAATATAAAtgaag AGGTTGCTGAAGAACTGGGGCGCACTGCTTCTTCCACGTCATCTTATCAGAGTCGGCTTCCCATGCTACCCTCTAAATCCCGTACCCTTAAGAAGAAAGTGGAGAATAAGGAAAACATTGAAGGCACCGGTGATTCATCAGATAACTCAACCTCAAGCACAACTACTCCAG GAGCTCTTCGTGGATCCCCTGTAGCAAGCGGCTCCCCGGCTCTTCCACGCAAACAGAGGGACAAATCTCCAAGCAGTTTACTTGGAGACTCTAAAGAAACAACGTTCACCCGTGACCGAAAGGGAGGATTCTTCAGTTCTTTCATGAAGAAAAAGAGCGCCCCTCAGCCTCCAAAACGCAGCAGCTCCTTCCGCGAAATGGAAAACCAGCCTCACAAAAGGCCAGAACTAACTGGAGAACTTACTTCTTTCCAGCAACTTGATGGTCTAGACACTCCTGCTTCTCCTGGCTCGCATAAATGCTATGGAGGAACATCTCAACGTGGTTTCGCTGAAGATGCCATAGGGGGAGTTAGTGGAGGATGGACTGGAATATCTGGCTTCTTCACACCCCGCCTCATAAAAAAGACATTTGGATTGCGGAGCGGAAAACCAGTAAGCACTGAGGATCAATCCAAACCTTTCCCGAGGTCAAATTCCACATCTTCCATGTCTCCTGTTGTTCCTGAGCAAGACAGGATGGCCATGACACTACCCAGAAACTGCCATCGGACTAAGGTCCAGCTGGACCGTGCGCCCTCAGTGGCCCCACAGCCAGATGAGAACCAGCAGGAACCTCCGAGAACTGCATTAGATATAGCACCCCCGCAGACAAGTAGAGAGAGAGGAAAGCCCAAAATGCTTCCACGGACTGGAGGAGGTGAGCGAAATGGTGGTCTGCGCACAGATGAGAGGTCCTCACCCAGCAAGCATGTAGGAGGTGCCTCTTCGTCTTTCAGCGCTGCCACTCACAACCACAAAGTGCCCGTTCTCATTTCACCATCACCACGAAATGCATCTACGGATACTCAGCTGGTTGGCATGGATTCTTTAGGTCACACCTTCAAATTGCTTCAGGAACACGTGTCACCAGCTGGTTCTGAGAAAGACCGCCCTTCTCATCGCCGGATGAAACCTAAatgtgctccccctcctcctccaaatGTTAGATTCCTGCAGCAGCCATCCACAGAAGAGAGGACCTCACCCACACCTACACAGCCAGTCACTGAAAGGGCAGCCAAGCCCTCCCGacccatgctgccaccaccacctcctgTTATCCAAGTAGGAAAGCTTTCCAATGGGGCAGCAGGGGGAGGCAGGGGAGCGTTAAGGAAGTCCAAGCAACCTGTAGAGAAGGTTCCTGCAGAAAAAATAAGCAAAGAAGCTCTTCTGCAGTGTGCTGGTATGCTATCCAGTGCACTGACCGTTCCCCAACCCAACAGCCAACTGGTTGACACAGGACACCAGCTTCTGGACTATTGCACTGGATACGTTGACTCCATACCCCAAACACGAAACAAATTTGCCTTTCGCGAGGCAGTAAGTCGACTAGAGGTTAGCCTGCAGGAGCTGCAGGTGTCTTCCGCAGGTTCTGGGGCTGGAGGCGCATCCTCTGCTTCCCAGGGTCCAAACCCTGTACTTAATAACTTACTGTCCTGCGTACAGGAGATCAGCGATGTGGTGCAGAGGTAG
- the ABL2 gene encoding tyrosine-protein kinase ABL2 isoform X2 has translation MILGPVPAAPGVLDGKGHVVGTAFRENPVWQNRLHTSEALHRPYGCDSEPQALNDAIRWSSKENLLGATESDPNVFLALYDFVASGDNTLSITKGEKLRVLCYNQNGEWCEVLSKNGQGWVPSNYITPVNSLEKHSWYHGPVSRSAAEYLLSSLINGSFLVRESESSPGQLSISLRYEGRVYHYRINTASDGKVYVTAESRFNTLAELVHHHSTVADGLVTILHYPAPKCNKPTVYGVSPIHDKWEMERTDITMKHKLGGGQYGEVYVGVWKKYSLTVAVKTLKEDTMEVEEFLKEAAVMKEIKHPNLVQLLGVCTLEPPFYIVTEYMHFGNLLDYLRECNREEVTAVVLLYMATQISSAMEYLERKNFIHRDLAARNCLVGENHVVKVADFGLSRLMTGDTYTAHAGAKFPIKWTAPESLAYNTFSIKSDVWAFGVLLWEIATYGMSPYPGIDLSQVYDLLEKGYRMEQPEGCPPKVYELMRACWQWNPADRPAFSETHQAFETMFHDSNINEEVAEELGRTASSTSSYQSRLPMLPSKSRTLKKKVENKENIEGTGDSSDNSTSSTTTPGALRGSPVASGSPALPRKQRDKSPSSLLGDSKETTFTRDRKGGFFSSFMKKKSAPQPPKRSSSFREMENQPHKRPELTGELTSFQQLDGLDTPASPGSHKCYGGTSQRGFAEDAIGGVSGGWTGISGFFTPRLIKKTFGLRSGKPVSTEDQSKPFPRSNSTSSMSPVVPEQDRMAMTLPRNCHRTKVQLDRAPSVAPQPDENQQEPPRTALDIAPPQTSRERGKPKMLPRTGGGERNGGLRTDERSSPSKHVGGASSSFSAATHNHKVPVLISPSPRNASTDTQLVGMDSLGHTFKLLQEHVSPAGSEKDRPSHRRMKPKCAPPPPPNVRFLQQPSTEERTSPTPTQPVTERAAKPSRPMLPPPPPVIQVGKLSNGAAGGGRGALRKSKQPVEKVPAEKISKEALLQCAGMLSSALTVPQPNSQLVDTGHQLLDYCTGYVDSIPQTRNKFAFREAVSRLEVSLQELQVSSAGSGAGGASSASQGPNPVLNNLLSCVQEISDVVQR, from the exons GCGTTTCGGGAAAACCCTGTCTGGCAAAATAGGTTGCATACATCAG AAGCCTTGCACCGTCCCTATGGCTGTGACTCAGAGCCTCAAGCACTCAATGACGCCATCCGCTGGAGTTCCAAAGAGAATTTGCTGGGAGCCACCGAGAGCGACCCCAATGTCTTCCTTGCTCTCTATGACTTTGTGGCCAGTGGAGACAACACCCTGAGCATCACCAAAG GAGAGAAGCTGCGTGTGCTGTGCTATAACCAGAACGGAGAATGGTGTGAGGTGCTGTCTAAGAACGGCCAGGGCTGGGTGCCCAGTAATTACATCACCCCTGTCAACAGCCTGGAGAAACACTCCTGGTACCATGGCCCTGTGTCCAGGAGTGCGGCAGAATATCTTCTCAGCAGTCTCATCAATGGCAGCTTCCTGGTGCGAGAGAGTGAGAGCAGCCCAGGTCAGCTCTCCATTTCCCTGCGATACGAAGGTCGAGTCTACCACTACCGCATAAACACTGCCTCTGACGGCAAG GTTTATGTCACCGCGGAGAGCCGTTTCAACACACTGGCTGAACTGGTCCACCACCACTCCACCGTGGCTGATGGCCTTGTCACTATATTACACTACCCTGCACCTAAGTGCAACAAGCCTACAGTCTATGGAGTGTCCCCCATCCACGATAAATGGGAGATGGAACGCACAGACATCACCATGAAGCACAAACTGGGAGGTGGGCAATACGGAGAAGTCTATGTTGGGGTCTGGAAAAAATATAGCCTGACAGTTGCTGTAAAAACACTCAAG GAAGACACTATGGAGGTAGAAGAGTTTCTGAAGGAGGCTGCAGTCATGAAAGAAATCAAGCATCCCAACCTTGTGCAACTCTTag GTGTCTGCACACTGGAGCCCCCCTTTTATATTGTAACTGAATACATGCACTTTGGGAACCTGCTCGACTATCTCCGGGAATGTAACCGGGAAGAAGTGACTGCTGTGGTTCTGCTTTATATggccacacagatctcctctgcCATGGAATATCTGGAGAGGAAAAACTTCATCCACCG GGACCTTGCTGCAAGGAACTGTTTGGTTGGTGAAAATCATGTGGTGAAAGTGGCTGATTTTGGTCTATCTCGTCTGATGACTGGAGACACCTACACAGCTCATGCCGGTGCCAAGTTCCCTATTAAATGGACGGCTCCGGAAAGCCTGGCGTACAACACTTTCTCCATAAAATCGGATGTCTGGG CTTTCGGTGTGCTGCTATGGGAAATTGCTACCTATGGCATGTCCCCCTACCCTGGCATCGACTTGTCCCAGGTTTACGACTTGCTGGAGAAAGGTTATCGAATGGAGCAGCCAGAAGGTTGTCCCCCGAAGGTCTATGAACTGATGAGAGCAT GCTGGCAGTGGAATCCCGCCGATAGACCAGCCTTCTCTGAGACACACCAAGCCTTTGAAACCATGTTTCATGATTCCAATATAAAtgaag AGGTTGCTGAAGAACTGGGGCGCACTGCTTCTTCCACGTCATCTTATCAGAGTCGGCTTCCCATGCTACCCTCTAAATCCCGTACCCTTAAGAAGAAAGTGGAGAATAAGGAAAACATTGAAGGCACCGGTGATTCATCAGATAACTCAACCTCAAGCACAACTACTCCAG GAGCTCTTCGTGGATCCCCTGTAGCAAGCGGCTCCCCGGCTCTTCCACGCAAACAGAGGGACAAATCTCCAAGCAGTTTACTTGGAGACTCTAAAGAAACAACGTTCACCCGTGACCGAAAGGGAGGATTCTTCAGTTCTTTCATGAAGAAAAAGAGCGCCCCTCAGCCTCCAAAACGCAGCAGCTCCTTCCGCGAAATGGAAAACCAGCCTCACAAAAGGCCAGAACTAACTGGAGAACTTACTTCTTTCCAGCAACTTGATGGTCTAGACACTCCTGCTTCTCCTGGCTCGCATAAATGCTATGGAGGAACATCTCAACGTGGTTTCGCTGAAGATGCCATAGGGGGAGTTAGTGGAGGATGGACTGGAATATCTGGCTTCTTCACACCCCGCCTCATAAAAAAGACATTTGGATTGCGGAGCGGAAAACCAGTAAGCACTGAGGATCAATCCAAACCTTTCCCGAGGTCAAATTCCACATCTTCCATGTCTCCTGTTGTTCCTGAGCAAGACAGGATGGCCATGACACTACCCAGAAACTGCCATCGGACTAAGGTCCAGCTGGACCGTGCGCCCTCAGTGGCCCCACAGCCAGATGAGAACCAGCAGGAACCTCCGAGAACTGCATTAGATATAGCACCCCCGCAGACAAGTAGAGAGAGAGGAAAGCCCAAAATGCTTCCACGGACTGGAGGAGGTGAGCGAAATGGTGGTCTGCGCACAGATGAGAGGTCCTCACCCAGCAAGCATGTAGGAGGTGCCTCTTCGTCTTTCAGCGCTGCCACTCACAACCACAAAGTGCCCGTTCTCATTTCACCATCACCACGAAATGCATCTACGGATACTCAGCTGGTTGGCATGGATTCTTTAGGTCACACCTTCAAATTGCTTCAGGAACACGTGTCACCAGCTGGTTCTGAGAAAGACCGCCCTTCTCATCGCCGGATGAAACCTAAatgtgctccccctcctcctccaaatGTTAGATTCCTGCAGCAGCCATCCACAGAAGAGAGGACCTCACCCACACCTACACAGCCAGTCACTGAAAGGGCAGCCAAGCCCTCCCGacccatgctgccaccaccacctcctgTTATCCAAGTAGGAAAGCTTTCCAATGGGGCAGCAGGGGGAGGCAGGGGAGCGTTAAGGAAGTCCAAGCAACCTGTAGAGAAGGTTCCTGCAGAAAAAATAAGCAAAGAAGCTCTTCTGCAGTGTGCTGGTATGCTATCCAGTGCACTGACCGTTCCCCAACCCAACAGCCAACTGGTTGACACAGGACACCAGCTTCTGGACTATTGCACTGGATACGTTGACTCCATACCCCAAACACGAAACAAATTTGCCTTTCGCGAGGCAGTAAGTCGACTAGAGGTTAGCCTGCAGGAGCTGCAGGTGTCTTCCGCAGGTTCTGGGGCTGGAGGCGCATCCTCTGCTTCCCAGGGTCCAAACCCTGTACTTAATAACTTACTGTCCTGCGTACAGGAGATCAGCGATGTGGTGCAGAGGTAG